One Actinomadura viridis genomic region harbors:
- a CDS encoding LamG domain-containing protein, which produces MTAIAATRRTGRLLGYADRWSVAPGEAITFMVGSESERYTAEIVRLTRGGPRTRGETETFAYERVGAPIDGVYPGEVQDLRPGSYALVADGGALLAGGRFTVQAWVCPTAPGQGRRQGILTKGCAEPGDGFGLLLDETGALACRAGGVLVTTGVPLLAEHWYLVAAAVDPGAGTVRLVQRPLRRYAGDPDRAERTADIGPDLPIDGDAPVLIGGERLAGPARGRRRPRLEGGFNGKIDGPCVLGRALTAAEMARLGEGADARTLAPASVLADWDLSLEMDRRRIVDVSGHGLHGETVNSPLRAVTGHRWTGRYRDPRSAPGEYGAIHFHDDDLDDAGWVPAFSYEVPDGLPSGAYAARLGTDRDEYFIVFFVRPPRDGSGGRRVAFLASTFTYMAYSNLRLNLVRMREMTGSTDAVIDEIDPVIGSRRDLGPSLYDRHSDGSGTAHVSRLRPMLNVQPTYRWFLSGGGGWCFSGDMFLLDWLHAQGVEYEVITDEDLHEEGTALLGRYDVVLTGMHPEYVTGEMLDALAGYTDTGGRLMYLGGNGFYWVTTVLPDRPHVIEIRRGHAGTRAWASPPGEEHHSNGEPGGLWRHRGRAPQRLVGVGFTAQGGGPSVPYRCTPASRDPRVAFIFDGVDVNEPIGDFGNNGGGAAGAETDRADVSAGTPPHALVVATSQGEHSDLFQHVVEEVLAMKPGQGGTECPEVRADLTFFETPEGGAVFSVGSIDWVGALSHNDYANNVSRITENVLRRFLDTSAPLG; this is translated from the coding sequence ATGACCGCGATCGCGGCGACCCGCCGTACCGGACGGCTGCTGGGCTATGCCGATCGATGGTCGGTCGCGCCCGGCGAGGCGATCACCTTCATGGTCGGCTCCGAATCCGAGCGCTACACGGCGGAGATCGTCCGCCTGACCCGCGGCGGTCCGCGGACCAGGGGCGAGACCGAGACCTTCGCCTACGAGCGGGTCGGCGCCCCGATCGACGGCGTGTACCCGGGCGAGGTCCAGGACCTGCGGCCGGGCTCCTACGCGCTGGTCGCCGACGGCGGAGCGCTGCTGGCCGGCGGCCGGTTCACCGTCCAGGCGTGGGTGTGCCCCACCGCGCCCGGCCAGGGCCGCCGCCAGGGGATCCTCACGAAGGGGTGCGCGGAGCCCGGGGACGGGTTCGGGCTGCTGCTCGACGAGACCGGCGCGCTCGCGTGCCGGGCCGGCGGCGTCCTGGTCACCACGGGCGTCCCGCTCCTCGCCGAGCACTGGTATCTCGTGGCGGCGGCGGTCGATCCCGGCGCAGGCACCGTACGGCTCGTGCAACGGCCGCTGCGGCGCTACGCCGGCGATCCCGACCGGGCGGAGCGGACCGCGGACATCGGACCCGACCTGCCCATCGACGGTGACGCCCCCGTCCTCATCGGCGGGGAGCGGCTCGCCGGACCGGCGCGGGGCCGCCGGCGCCCACGCCTGGAGGGCGGGTTCAACGGCAAGATCGACGGTCCGTGCGTGCTCGGCCGGGCGCTGACCGCCGCGGAGATGGCGCGGCTGGGCGAAGGCGCGGACGCCAGGACGCTCGCCCCGGCGAGCGTCCTGGCCGACTGGGACCTCAGCCTGGAGATGGACCGCCGGCGGATCGTGGACGTGTCAGGGCACGGCCTCCACGGAGAGACGGTCAACTCCCCGCTGCGCGCCGTGACCGGTCACCGGTGGACCGGCCGGTATCGCGACCCCCGGTCGGCACCGGGGGAGTACGGCGCGATCCATTTCCACGACGACGACCTGGACGACGCCGGATGGGTCCCGGCGTTCTCCTACGAGGTGCCGGACGGCCTGCCCAGCGGTGCCTACGCCGCCCGGCTCGGAACGGACCGCGACGAGTACTTCATCGTCTTCTTCGTGCGTCCCCCCAGGGACGGGAGCGGCGGCCGGCGGGTCGCCTTCCTCGCCTCGACCTTCACCTACATGGCGTACTCGAACCTCCGGCTCAACCTCGTCCGGATGAGGGAGATGACCGGCAGCACCGACGCGGTGATCGACGAGATCGACCCGGTCATCGGGAGCCGCCGGGACCTGGGACCGTCGCTCTACGACCGTCACTCCGACGGCTCCGGAACGGCGCACGTCTCGCGGTTGCGGCCCATGCTGAACGTCCAGCCCACCTACCGCTGGTTCCTCAGCGGCGGAGGCGGCTGGTGCTTCAGCGGGGACATGTTCCTCCTCGACTGGCTGCACGCGCAGGGCGTCGAGTACGAGGTGATCACCGACGAGGACCTCCACGAGGAGGGCACCGCACTGCTGGGACGCTACGACGTGGTGCTCACCGGAATGCACCCGGAGTACGTCACCGGCGAGATGCTCGACGCACTGGCGGGCTACACCGACACCGGGGGCCGCCTGATGTACCTGGGCGGCAACGGGTTCTACTGGGTGACGACGGTGCTGCCGGACCGTCCCCATGTGATCGAGATCCGCCGCGGGCACGCGGGCACGCGGGCGTGGGCCAGCCCGCCCGGTGAGGAGCACCACTCCAACGGCGAGCCGGGCGGCCTGTGGCGGCACCGCGGCCGTGCCCCGCAACGCCTCGTCGGCGTCGGCTTCACCGCCCAGGGCGGCGGCCCGTCGGTGCCCTACCGGTGCACGCCGGCGAGCCGGGACCCGCGCGTCGCCTTCATCTTCGACGGGGTGGACGTGAACGAGCCGATCGGCGACTTCGGCAACAACGGCGGCGGCGCCGCGGGCGCGGAGACGGACCGGGCCGACGTCTCGGCCGGCACGCCGCCGCACGCCCTCGTGGTCGCCACGTCCCAAGGAGAGCACAGCGACCTGTTCCAGCACGTCGTCGAAGAGGTGCTGGCGATGAAGCCCGGGCAGGGCGGCACGGAATGCCCCGAGGTGCGGGCGGACCTCACCTTCTTCGAGACCCCCGAAGGGGGCGCGGTGTTCTCGGTCGGCTCCATCGACTGGGTCGGTGCCCTCTCCCACAACGACTACGCCAACAACGTCTCCCGCATCACCGAGAACGTGCTTCGCCGCTTCCTGGACACCTCCGCCCCACTGGGCTAG
- a CDS encoding diaminopimelate decarboxylase family protein yields MSISDLAHAPEVLAHAPDGSVSFDGADLARLAADHGTPTWVISASQLRHNYTVLHAALSARLSRPVIAYSMKANNNRAVVQTMAGLGAAMDCSSEHELALAVSAGVPAGKVIINGNGKSRAYLTAAIRTGVWQINVDSIAEVGRIRAIARELGVTVPCAVRLKLSYTTLLERDPSYERTLRVAEGKFGSSTRSGDAEAVVKAVLAAEELEFVGVTHHAGFPGIRADYTAERQLMHQTLCAQEIVEFARLLRRATGVTVPRINLGGGLRSGRSVYLSTPGNGTDGEFRALPRPEEYAEAIAAGLVQADWDPIVQFETGGFQVGNAVLLLARVQDVKDVTRPRERRYVTLDCAMTMFTGRGLNRVGFPVIAVGQRPDAPVHPLPVELVGPTCAYDSVAEDILLPDVREGGLVALLNHGAYCEVLSTQFNGFPRPAVVYVDDGVVRPARRRETLADIWERESAGLDLWPAGGTA; encoded by the coding sequence ATGTCCATATCCGATCTCGCCCACGCACCGGAGGTCCTCGCTCACGCCCCCGACGGCTCCGTCAGCTTCGACGGCGCGGACCTGGCGCGGCTGGCGGCCGACCACGGCACGCCGACCTGGGTCATATCCGCCTCGCAGCTCCGGCACAACTACACGGTCCTGCACGCCGCGCTCAGCGCCCGGCTGTCGCGGCCGGTGATCGCGTACTCCATGAAGGCCAACAACAACCGCGCGGTCGTCCAGACCATGGCGGGGCTGGGGGCGGCGATGGACTGCAGTTCCGAACACGAACTCGCGCTCGCCGTGTCCGCCGGCGTCCCGGCCGGCAAGGTGATCATCAACGGCAACGGGAAGTCGCGCGCGTACCTGACCGCGGCCATCCGCACGGGCGTGTGGCAGATCAACGTCGACTCGATCGCCGAGGTGGGCCGCATCCGCGCGATCGCGCGGGAGCTCGGCGTCACGGTGCCGTGCGCGGTACGGCTGAAACTCTCCTACACCACCCTGCTGGAACGCGACCCCAGCTACGAGCGGACGCTGCGCGTCGCCGAGGGGAAGTTCGGATCGAGCACGCGCAGCGGTGACGCGGAGGCCGTCGTCAAGGCCGTCCTCGCGGCCGAGGAACTGGAGTTCGTCGGCGTCACCCACCACGCCGGGTTCCCCGGGATCCGCGCGGACTACACCGCCGAACGCCAGCTGATGCATCAGACCCTCTGCGCCCAGGAGATCGTGGAGTTCGCGCGACTGCTGCGCCGCGCGACGGGCGTCACCGTGCCGCGCATCAACCTCGGCGGCGGGCTCCGCTCCGGCCGGTCGGTGTACCTCTCCACACCGGGCAACGGCACCGACGGCGAGTTCCGGGCACTGCCCCGCCCCGAGGAGTACGCGGAGGCGATCGCGGCCGGGCTCGTCCAGGCCGACTGGGACCCGATCGTCCAGTTCGAGACCGGCGGGTTCCAGGTGGGCAACGCCGTGCTGCTGCTCGCCCGCGTGCAGGACGTCAAGGACGTGACCCGCCCCAGGGAGCGGCGCTACGTCACCCTCGACTGCGCCATGACGATGTTCACCGGCCGCGGGCTCAACCGGGTCGGCTTCCCCGTGATCGCGGTCGGGCAACGACCGGACGCTCCGGTGCATCCGCTGCCGGTGGAGCTGGTGGGGCCGACGTGCGCCTACGACAGCGTCGCCGAGGACATCCTGCTGCCGGACGTGCGCGAGGGCGGCCTGGTGGCCCTGCTGAACCACGGCGCCTACTGCGAGGTCCTGTCGACGCAGTTCAACGGCTTCCCCAGGCCGGCGGTCGTGTACGTGGACGACGGTGTCGTCCGCCCGGCGCGCCGCCGCGAGACGCTCGCCGACATCTGGGAGCGCGAGTCGGCCGGACTCGACCTGTGGCCGGCCGGCGGCACCGCGTGA
- a CDS encoding NAD(P)/FAD-dependent oxidoreductase, producing MASDILIIGGGFGGVWSALAAARVRERHGADLTITLVTPGDDLVIRPRLYEADPAAVRVPLERILQPTGVVRVAGIATAVDTGQRSVSVTHADGRIERSGYGRLILASGSALRRPDLPGAEHLFDVDTLAGAVALDTHLHALPARPEGSGRFTAVVVGAGFTGLEVATEMVGRLRALAGPAADEVRVVLVERAETLGPELGQGPHDVIKEAVEELGIEVMLNATVASLDAGRVRLSGGTEIPAHTAVWTVGMTASPLTRQVPGRRDPLGRLRVDAHLRVPESPQVFAAGDTAAAMADGAHPTVQSCQYAIPLGRYAGHNAAADLLGRPLMEFAPAPYVTCLDLGAAGAVLTTGWERSVKLTGGKAKELKRTIVEKRIYPPLDDLTALLNAGDPEGVWG from the coding sequence ATGGCGTCCGACATTTTGATCATCGGTGGCGGATTCGGCGGAGTGTGGAGCGCGCTGGCCGCCGCCCGGGTCCGCGAACGGCACGGCGCCGATCTGACGATCACCCTGGTGACCCCGGGGGACGACCTCGTCATCCGGCCGCGCCTGTACGAGGCGGACCCGGCGGCGGTGCGGGTGCCGCTGGAGCGGATCCTGCAGCCCACCGGGGTCGTGCGGGTGGCCGGGATCGCCACCGCCGTGGACACCGGGCAGCGGTCCGTCTCGGTCACTCACGCCGACGGGCGGATCGAGCGGTCGGGCTACGGCCGGCTCATCCTGGCCAGCGGCAGCGCCCTGCGACGGCCGGACCTGCCCGGCGCGGAGCACCTGTTCGACGTCGACACGCTCGCCGGCGCGGTCGCCCTCGACACCCATCTGCACGCCCTGCCGGCCCGGCCGGAGGGATCGGGCCGGTTCACCGCGGTGGTCGTCGGGGCGGGCTTCACCGGGCTGGAGGTGGCGACCGAGATGGTCGGGCGGCTGCGCGCGCTCGCCGGTCCCGCCGCCGACGAGGTCCGCGTCGTCCTGGTGGAGCGCGCGGAAACGCTGGGGCCGGAACTCGGCCAGGGGCCCCACGACGTCATCAAGGAGGCGGTGGAGGAGCTCGGCATCGAGGTCATGCTCAACGCGACCGTCGCGTCCCTCGACGCCGGCCGCGTCCGCCTCAGCGGCGGGACGGAGATCCCGGCGCACACCGCCGTGTGGACGGTCGGCATGACGGCGAGCCCCCTCACCCGGCAGGTCCCGGGGCGCCGCGACCCGCTGGGACGGCTCCGCGTGGACGCGCATCTCCGGGTGCCGGAATCGCCGCAGGTGTTCGCCGCCGGCGACACCGCGGCGGCGATGGCGGACGGCGCTCATCCGACGGTGCAGAGCTGCCAGTACGCGATCCCGCTCGGGCGGTACGCCGGCCACAACGCCGCGGCCGACCTGCTCGGCCGTCCGCTCATGGAGTTCGCGCCCGCACCCTACGTGACCTGCCTCGACCTGGGAGCGGCCGGTGCCGTCCTCACCACCGGATGGGAACGTTCGGTCAAGCTCACCGGTGGCAAGGCCAAGGAGCTCAAGCGCACCATCGTCGAAAAGCGGATCTATCCGCCGCTGGACGATCTCACCGCGCTCCTGAACGCCGGAGATCCGGAAGGCGTCTGGGGGTGA
- a CDS encoding GntR family transcriptional regulator, translating to MRDSDTLSSDIFIGVERAPGESLGYFATRVLRDKIVEGTLRPGQRIFQEAIAEQLGLSRIPVRDALRQLESEGLVRLVPNSPARVAELDPAEFTEIYEMREHLEPLAVERSAPNLTDEQLDRIHRLSEQIENSWDDSERVLKLDRDFHLASMQAARMPRLLRLVEDFWNSSQHFRRAYRETVGESDIAVIRAEHFLLVDALDSRDGKQAAQIARNHIRRTRVRLGGRLEAMSEEQRTAGNARFDPGRR from the coding sequence ATGCGTGACAGCGACACTCTGAGCTCCGACATCTTCATCGGAGTCGAGCGCGCGCCCGGCGAGTCGCTCGGCTACTTCGCCACGCGGGTGCTGCGCGACAAGATCGTCGAAGGCACGCTGCGCCCCGGCCAGCGCATCTTCCAGGAGGCGATCGCCGAGCAGCTCGGGCTCAGCCGCATCCCGGTGCGGGACGCGCTGCGCCAGCTCGAGAGCGAGGGACTCGTCCGGCTCGTCCCCAACTCCCCCGCCCGGGTCGCCGAGCTCGACCCGGCGGAGTTCACCGAGATCTACGAGATGCGCGAGCACCTGGAACCGCTGGCGGTCGAGCGCAGCGCGCCGAATCTGACCGACGAGCAACTCGACCGGATCCACCGGCTCTCCGAGCAGATCGAGAACAGCTGGGACGACTCCGAGCGCGTCCTCAAGCTCGACCGCGACTTCCATCTCGCCTCCATGCAGGCGGCACGCATGCCTCGCCTGCTGCGACTCGTCGAAGACTTCTGGAACAGCTCCCAGCACTTCCGCCGCGCCTACCGCGAGACGGTCGGCGAATCGGATATCGCCGTGATCAGGGCAGAGCACTTCCTGCTCGTCGACGCGCTCGACAGCCGTGACGGAAAGCAGGCCGCGCAGATCGCCCGCAACCACATCCGCCGCACCCGGGTCCGGCTCGGAGGCCGACTCGAAGCCATGTCCGAGGAGCAGCGCACCGCCGGGAACGCCCGGTTCGATCCCGGACGCAGGTGA
- a CDS encoding SDR family oxidoreductase yields the protein MNGRVALVTGAAGGIGSAVARRLATSRAHVVLADRQEPVESVRALRAAGHAVSTLVFDVQDAREVEDAFASLGTACGAPDVVVNCHGVTGPLAPLHEHADQDWASVIGVNLTGVFNVCRAAVPGMLDRGGGRIVNVASVAGKEGNPNSAAYSASKAGVIGLTKALAREVADRGVLVNCVTPGVIDTAMTRGEGTPMRDYVVARTPMGRVGRPGEVAELVAWLCSDACSFSTGAVFDISGGRASY from the coding sequence GTGAACGGCCGGGTCGCCCTCGTCACGGGGGCGGCGGGCGGTATCGGTTCGGCGGTCGCCCGCCGGCTGGCGACGAGCCGGGCGCACGTCGTGCTGGCCGATCGCCAGGAGCCCGTGGAGTCCGTACGCGCCCTCCGGGCCGCCGGGCATGCGGTGAGCACGCTCGTGTTCGACGTCCAGGACGCGCGGGAGGTCGAGGACGCGTTCGCCTCGCTCGGCACGGCGTGCGGAGCGCCGGACGTGGTCGTCAACTGCCACGGTGTCACCGGGCCGCTGGCGCCGCTGCACGAGCACGCCGACCAGGACTGGGCGTCGGTGATCGGGGTCAACCTGACCGGCGTCTTCAACGTCTGCCGGGCCGCGGTCCCGGGGATGCTGGACCGTGGCGGCGGGCGCATCGTGAACGTCGCGTCGGTCGCCGGCAAGGAGGGCAATCCGAACTCCGCCGCCTACTCGGCGTCGAAGGCGGGCGTGATCGGCCTGACGAAGGCGCTCGCACGCGAGGTCGCCGACCGCGGCGTCCTCGTCAACTGCGTGACGCCGGGTGTGATCGATACCGCGATGACCCGCGGCGAAGGCACGCCGATGCGCGACTACGTCGTCGCCCGTACGCCGATGGGCCGGGTCGGCCGGCCCGGCGAGGTCGCGGAACTGGTGGCGTGGCTGTGTTCCGACGCGTGCAGCTTCAGCACGGGCGCGGTCTTCGACATCTCCGGTGGCCGCGCCTCCTACTGA
- a CDS encoding hydantoinase/oxoprolinase family protein: MQTTTNHAGTTRLAVDTGGTFTDLVVERPGADVRLYKRPTTPANPIDGVLDVLTAAADDLGVPLAGLLGEAELIYATTHAINAVLTGRTARTALLVTGGHRDILVFREGGRDKPFDHRREFPDPYVPRALTFEVPERIGARGEVVEPLDEDAVRRICATLAEQGVEAVAVCLLWSVVEPKHELRVGELLAEELPGVPVTLAHSLNPSLREYRRAASAVIDASLKPLMTRHIEELERRLRESGLRGPLPVVTSSGGLAHAEAIAEAPVHVINSGPSMAPLAGRSYAATDTSGETVIVMDTGGTSFDVSLVRRGEIPFTRESWIGEPYIGVMTGFPSVDVRSIGAGGGSIARVDAYGLLHVGPQSAGAVPGPACYGRGGTAPTVTDASLVLGHIDPAYFLGGEMTLDPDAAAAAIERDVARPLGLTVEQAAMAIRDVATQHMVDAIEEITIHQGIDPRQAVLAGGGGAAGLNAVSIGRRLGCERVLIPDVVATLSAGGALLSDMAFDARAADWRTTADFDAGAVNRLLDTLEARCAAFADGLQGALGSRVDLFVEARYARQIWELEVHLPVRRFSGQGDVDALRRGFDTLHREVFGVADPDSEVELLGWRAAVRCQIGSDALPRVAHTGAHAQRARRRRATFPDVGTVDAAVWDASALTVGRTYEGPAVVETPDTSVVIDAGATFELSERGSLVIAPHGAAAKESR, translated from the coding sequence TTGCAGACCACGACGAACCACGCCGGCACCACCCGGCTCGCAGTCGACACCGGCGGTACGTTCACCGACCTCGTCGTCGAGCGGCCGGGGGCCGACGTCCGGCTCTACAAACGTCCGACCACCCCGGCGAACCCCATCGACGGCGTTCTCGACGTCCTGACCGCCGCCGCCGACGACCTCGGCGTCCCGCTGGCCGGCCTGCTCGGCGAGGCGGAACTGATCTACGCCACCACGCACGCCATCAACGCCGTGCTGACCGGCCGCACCGCGCGCACGGCGCTGCTGGTCACCGGCGGCCACCGCGACATCCTCGTCTTCCGCGAGGGCGGTCGTGACAAGCCGTTCGACCACCGGCGCGAGTTCCCGGACCCGTACGTCCCCAGGGCCCTCACCTTCGAGGTCCCCGAGCGGATCGGCGCGCGGGGCGAGGTCGTCGAGCCGCTGGACGAGGACGCGGTCCGGAGGATCTGCGCGACGCTCGCCGAGCAGGGCGTCGAGGCGGTCGCCGTCTGCCTGCTGTGGTCGGTCGTCGAGCCGAAGCACGAACTGCGTGTCGGTGAACTCCTCGCGGAGGAACTGCCCGGCGTCCCGGTCACGCTCGCGCACAGCCTCAACCCCTCGCTGCGCGAGTACCGCCGCGCGGCGTCCGCCGTCATCGACGCGTCCCTCAAGCCGCTGATGACCCGGCACATCGAGGAACTCGAGCGGCGCCTGCGCGAATCCGGCCTGCGCGGCCCGCTGCCGGTCGTCACCTCGAGCGGCGGGCTGGCGCACGCGGAGGCGATCGCGGAGGCGCCGGTCCACGTCATCAACTCCGGGCCTTCGATGGCGCCGCTGGCCGGCCGTTCCTACGCCGCGACCGACACCAGCGGCGAGACGGTCATCGTGATGGACACCGGGGGGACCAGCTTCGACGTGAGCCTCGTACGCCGAGGCGAGATCCCCTTCACACGCGAGAGCTGGATCGGCGAGCCGTACATCGGCGTCATGACGGGCTTCCCCTCGGTCGACGTGCGCAGTATCGGCGCCGGCGGCGGAAGCATCGCCCGGGTCGACGCCTACGGGCTCCTCCACGTCGGGCCGCAGAGCGCGGGCGCCGTCCCCGGGCCCGCCTGCTACGGACGCGGCGGCACCGCGCCGACGGTCACCGACGCCTCGCTCGTGCTCGGCCACATCGACCCCGCGTACTTCCTCGGCGGCGAGATGACGCTCGATCCGGACGCCGCCGCCGCGGCGATCGAGCGCGACGTCGCCCGGCCGCTCGGCCTCACGGTCGAGCAGGCGGCGATGGCGATCCGCGACGTGGCCACCCAGCACATGGTGGACGCGATCGAGGAGATCACCATCCATCAGGGCATCGACCCGCGGCAGGCCGTGCTGGCCGGTGGCGGCGGCGCCGCCGGGCTGAACGCCGTCTCGATCGGCCGCCGGCTGGGCTGCGAGCGCGTCCTGATCCCGGACGTCGTCGCGACGCTCAGCGCCGGCGGGGCGCTGCTGTCGGACATGGCCTTTGACGCGCGGGCCGCGGACTGGCGGACGACCGCCGACTTCGACGCGGGCGCCGTCAACCGGCTGCTCGACACGCTGGAGGCACGCTGCGCCGCGTTCGCCGACGGCCTGCAGGGCGCCCTCGGCTCGCGCGTCGACCTGTTCGTCGAGGCCCGCTACGCGCGCCAGATCTGGGAACTGGAGGTGCACCTGCCGGTCCGCCGGTTCTCCGGCCAGGGGGACGTCGACGCTCTGCGGCGCGGCTTCGACACCCTCCACCGGGAGGTGTTCGGCGTGGCCGATCCCGACTCGGAGGTCGAACTGCTCGGCTGGCGGGCCGCCGTCCGCTGCCAGATCGGAAGCGACGCGCTGCCGCGCGTCGCCCACACCGGCGCGCATGCGCAGCGCGCCCGCCGCCGCCGTGCCACCTTCCCGGACGTGGGCACGGTCGACGCGGCGGTGTGGGACGCGAGCGCCCTGACGGTCGGCCGCACGTACGAAGGGCCCGCGGTCGTCGAGACGCCCGACACCAGCGTGGTCATCGACGCCGGCGCGACCTTCGAGCTCAGCGAGCGCGGCAGCCTCGTGATCGCTCCCCATGGGGCCGCGGCGAAGGAGTCGCGATGA
- a CDS encoding SDR family NAD(P)-dependent oxidoreductase, translating to MTRAAIVTGAAGALGAVIADRFEATGMDVLRVDQVGDDCFHADVGTVEGNRAMVEEAVARFGRVDVLVPNAGTQHTAEIPDYPVEEWDRLMNVMARGPFLAAKFAWPYLIERPGGRIVVTASASSFVAERTKSAYVAAKHAVLGFVRTAAIEGAPHGLTANAVAPAWMRTPLIETHISHAIATGERTRKEVLQDMLSRHPVNRFVELDEVAAAVLFLAGEGASGVNGACLPVDLGTLAG from the coding sequence ATGACGAGGGCCGCGATCGTGACGGGGGCGGCCGGCGCCCTCGGCGCCGTGATCGCCGACCGCTTCGAGGCGACCGGCATGGACGTGCTGCGCGTCGACCAGGTGGGGGACGACTGCTTCCACGCCGATGTCGGCACCGTCGAGGGCAACCGGGCGATGGTCGAGGAGGCGGTCGCGCGGTTCGGGCGCGTCGACGTGCTGGTGCCGAACGCCGGGACGCAGCACACGGCGGAGATCCCCGACTACCCGGTCGAGGAGTGGGACCGCCTGATGAACGTGATGGCGCGCGGTCCGTTCCTCGCCGCCAAGTTCGCGTGGCCGTACCTGATCGAACGGCCCGGCGGGCGCATCGTCGTGACCGCGTCCGCCTCCAGCTTCGTGGCCGAGCGCACCAAGTCCGCGTACGTCGCGGCCAAGCACGCGGTGCTCGGCTTCGTGCGCACCGCCGCGATCGAGGGCGCACCCCACGGCCTGACCGCCAACGCGGTCGCGCCCGCGTGGATGCGCACGCCTCTCATCGAGACCCACATCTCCCATGCGATCGCCACCGGCGAGCGCACACGCAAGGAGGTCCTGCAGGACATGCTCTCCCGTCACCCGGTGAACCGCTTCGTCGAACTCGACGAGGTCGCGGCGGCCGTGCTCTTCCTCGCCGGCGAGGGCGCCTCGGGCGTCAACGGCGCCTGCCTTCCGGTCGATCTAGGGACGCTCGCCGGATGA